A part of Brassica rapa cultivar Chiifu-401-42 chromosome A05, CAAS_Brap_v3.01, whole genome shotgun sequence genomic DNA contains:
- the LOC103847614 gene encoding probable disease resistance RPP8-like protein 4 produces MAEGIVSFGVQRLWELLARESERLQGVHEKVDDLKCQMRMLQSLLKDADAKKHGSEVVRNFLEDVKDIVFDAEDIIESFLLKELSGNQKGIKRHLKRLSCFLVDRRNISMDIEGITKRMSKLVEQMQSFGIQQIVYRSPSLQERQREIQQTYPEKSQKDLVAVEQSVKELVGQLVENDRIQVVSISGMGGIGKTTLARQVFHHDIVRSHFDGFAWVCVSQYFKKKDIWQKLLQELRPHDTSIAQMSEGTLHAEIFHLLERSKYLIVMDDVWKNEDWDVIKHVFPQERGWKMILTSRDEGVGFHADPTCFPFRPKILTPEESWMLCESIAFPRREITEFNVDEELEAMGKKMVTYCGGLPLAVKVLGGLLANKTMVEEWKRVDDNIQSQIVRIDDKSQDSVYRVLSMSYEDLPMQLKHCFLYLAHFPEDDKIQVERLYYYWEAEGIITSSCDGATTRKIGEEYIDELVRRNMVIGVKEDLSCKWEYCQMHDMMREVCLYKAKEENFLQFIKVPTTSTSTINAHTPTRSRRLVVHGGGNAFDMLGRKNNQKARSFLGFGLDSNFWKQSGQGFQNLLLLRVLDLSLDYKIDSKGWRIPSSIGKLIHLRYLSLQMGWATHVPSSLRNLKLLIYLSIYSRERVHLPSIFKEMVQLRFLLLPPFVDAKTKLELGNLVNLEYLGWFRSEYGSITDFLRMKKLRTLEIFLKGRYTSEILASSLGELTNLEEFRLIDENNESDGAYDLDFVCNFIKLRHLVIWMHMTRLPDHSRLPPNLAHISLTNCEMEEDPLQILEKLLHLKSVELSSNAFVGRKMVCSKGGFPQLSKLEMSYLDDLEEWIVEEGSMPCLRTLSIWYCEKLKELPEGLKYITSLKELEIIHKKKEWETKLVPGGESYHKVQHIPSVQLDYRGDE; encoded by the exons ATGGCTGAGGGAATTGTATCGTTTGGAGTGCAGAGACTCTGGGAGCTCTTGGCTCGAGAATCTGAGAGACTGCAGGGAGTTCATGAGAAAGTTGATGATCTAAAATGTCAGATGAGAATGTTACAGTCGTTGTTGAAAGATGCAGATGCCAAGAAACATGGGAGTGAAGTAGTGAGAAACTTCTTGGAAGATGTCAAAGACATTGTTTTTGATGCTGAAGATATAATTGAATCCTTTCTTTTGAAAGAATTGAGTGGAAACCAAAAAGGGATCAAGAGGCATCTGAAAAGACTTTCTTGTTTCTTAGTGGATCGCCGAAATATTTCTATGGACATTGAAggcataactaagagaatgtCCAAGCTTGTCGAGCAAATGCAGAGCTTTGGAATACAACAGATCGTCTACAGATCACCGTCTCTACAAGAGAGACAGAGGGAAATCCAACAAACATATCCTGAGAAATCTCAAAAGGATCTTGTGGCCGTGGAACAGAGTGTTAAGGAACTGGTTGGTCAGTTGGTGGAGAATGATCGCATCCAAGTAGTTTCCATATCCGGGATGGGTGGTATTGGAAAAACCACTCTTGCGAGACAAGTCTTTCATCATGACATTGTTCGAAGTCATTTTGATGGATTCGCATGGGTCTGCGTTTCTCAATATTTTAAGAAGAAGGATATTTGGCAAAAGTTATTGCAAGAGCTTAGACCACATGATACGAGCATCGCACAAATGAGTGAGGGTACACTCCATGCTGAGATCTTTCACTTGTTGGAAAGATCTAAATACTTAATTGTCATGGATGATGTATGGAAAAACGAAGACTGGGATGtaataaaacatgtttttccCCAAGAAAGAG GTTGGAAGATGATTCTTACTTCACGCGATGAAGGTGTTGGTTTCCATGCAGATCCAACATGTTTTCCCTTTAGACCAAAAATCCTTACTCCTGAAGAAAGTTGGATGCTATGTGAGAGCATAGCATTCCCTAGAAGAGAGATAACGG AATTTAATGTTGATGAAGAACTAGAAGCCATGGGTAAGAAAATGGTCACATATTGTGGAGGACTACCATTAGCCGTTAAAGTGCTGGGAGGCTTGTTAGCTAATAAAACCATGGTTGAAGAGTGGAAAAGAGTAGATGACAATATTCAAAGTCAGATAGTTCGCATAGATGACAAAAGTCAAGATTCTGTTTACCGAGTATTGTCTATGAGCTATGAAGATTTGCCAATGCAGTTAAAGCATTGTTTCCTCTACCTAGCTCATTTTCCCGAAGATGACAAGATACAAGTGGAGAGATTGTATTATTACTGGGAAGCAGAAGGAATAATAACGTCAAGTTGCGATGGAGCAACCACTAGGAAAATTGGAGAAGAATACATAGACGAGCTAGTAAGGAGAAATATGGTTATTGGAGTAAAAGAGGATTTGAGTTGCAAATGGGAGTATTGTCAAATGCATGACATGATGAGAGAAGTATGTTTATATAAAGCCAAAGAAGAGAACTTTCTTCAGTTTATCAAAGTCCCTACTACTTCCACCTCCACCATCAATGCTCATACTCCTACCAGATCTCGCAGACTCGTAGTACACGGTGGTGGTAATGCATTTGATATGCTGGGACGTAAAAACAATCAAAAAGCTAGATCTTTTTTGGGGTTTGGACTCGACAGCAACTTTTGGAAGCAGTCAGGTCAAGGATTCCAAAATTTACTGTTACTTAGGGTCTTAGATTTGAGTTTAGATTATAAAATAGACTCTAAAGGGTGGAGAATACCTTCGAGCATTGGAAAACTCATTCATTTGAGATATTTGAGCTTACAAATGGGTTGGGCAACTCATGTACCTTCTTCTTTACGGAATCTAAAGCTTCTAATCTATTTGAGTATTTACTCCCGGGAAAGAGTTCATCTGCCAAGTATCTTTAAAGAGATGGTACAGTTGAGGTTCCTGCTGCTTCCCCCTTTTGTTGACGCTAAAACAAAGTTGGAATTGGGTAATCTAGTGAACCTGGAGTACTTGGGCTGGTTCCGATCAGAATACGGTAGCATCACTGACTTCCTCCGAATGAAAAAGCTCAGGACTCTCGAGATATTTCTCAAAGGCAGGTATACTTCTGAAATTCTAGCGTCATCTCTCGGTGAATTAACAAACCTGGAGGAGTTTAGATTGATCGATGAGAACAACGAATCCGATGGGGCTTATGATTTGGATTTCGTTTGTAATTTCATTAAGCTAAGGCATTTAGTGATATGGATGCATATGACAAGGCTTCCTGATCACTCTCGATTGCCTCCCAACCTTGCACACATATCTCTAACTAACTGTGAAATGGAGGAGGATCCACTGCAGATTCTGGAAAAGTTGCTTCATTTAAAGTCGGTTGAATTATCAAGTAATGCTTTCGTGGGGAGGAAGATGGTGTGTTCAAAAGGTGGATTCCCTCAATTATCTAAGCTTGAAATGTCGTACCTAGACGACTTGGAAGAGTGGATAGTGGAAGAAGGGTCGATGCCATGTCTTCGTACCTTGTCTATATGGTATTGTGAAAAGTTGAAGGAGCTACCGGAAGGGCTCAAGTATATCACTTCTTTAAAGGAACTGGAAATCATACATAAGAAGAAGGAGTGGGAGACGAAACTCGTACCAGGTGGGGAAAGTTACCACAAAGTCCAACACATTCCCAGTGTTCAATTAGACTATCGTGGCGACGAATAA
- the LOC103847610 gene encoding protein GLUTELIN PRECURSOR ACCUMULATION 3 isoform X2 — MHNWVRASSSDFTGTPPQPRSGHTAVNVGKSMVVVFGGLVDKKFLNDIIVYDIENKLWFEPECTGSVSEGKVGPTPRAFHVAITIDCHMFIFGGRSGGKRLGDFWVLDTDIWQWSELTSFGDLPTPRDFSAAAAIGNQKIVLCGGWDGKKWLSDVYVMDTMSLEWMELSVSGSLPPPRCGHTATMVEKRLLVFGGRGGGGPIMGDLWALKGLIDEERETPGWTQLKLPGQAPSARCGHTVTSGGHYLLLFGGHGTGGWLSRYDVYYNDTIILDRVTAQWKRLPISNDEPPPPRAYHTMTSIGARHLLIGGFDGKSTFGDLWWLVPEDDPIAKRSSVPQLRNPPETKESERDLDTERGQEGFTIADLQKKMGISVSSGLRLQIPEELEDQEFVELGTRLIEGDAVDNGASMIQMAVEALRQHWKESTPETLQLKELGSLLRDYQRLVTRKYTAQSSLTSADFGKKTFTFYHIKNSSELRMDDIPELLEEYKTLVI; from the exons ATGCATAACTGGGTTAGAGCTTCCTCATCCGATTTCACCGGAACTCCTCCACAGCCCAGGAG TGGACATACAGCTGTCAATGTCGGAAAATCCATGGTCGTGGTGTTCGGCGGCCTCGTCGACAAGAAGTTCCTCAACGACATCATTGTTTATGACATTG AGAACAAACTCTGGTTTGAGCCAGAGTGTACTGGCAGCGTTTCTGAAGGAAAAGTTGGCCCTACACCTCGCGCCTTTCATGTTGCCATCACTATTGATTGCCATATGTTCATCTTTGGTGGACGTTCTGGTGGCAAGAG ATTGGGTGACTTCTGGGTTCTAGATACAG ATATATGGCAGTGGTCTGAGCTAACCAGCTTTGGCGACTTACCTACACCTCGTGATTTTTCTGCTGCCGCTGCTATTGGCAACCAGAAAATCGTGTT GTGTGGCGGCTGGGATGGTAAAAAATGGCTGTCAGATGTGTATGTTATGGACACAA TGTCTCTTGAATGGATGGAGCTGTCGGTTTCGGGGTCGTTGCCGCCTCCTAGATGTGGCCATACAGCCACCATGGTTGAGAAACGTTTACTTGTTTTTGGTGGCCGAG GAGGTGGTGGCCCTATCATGGGTGATCTGTGGGCTTTGAAGGGTCTAATAGATGAAG AACGTGAAACACCTGGATGGACCCAACTAAAGCTTCCTGGCCAAGCACCATCAGCTCGATGTGGTCACACTGTCACATCCGGAGGACATTAT CTTCTGTTATTTGGGGGACATGGAACTGGTGGATGGCTGAGTCGTTATGATGTCTATTATAATGACACTATAATTTTAGACAGAG TAACTGCGCAGTGGAAGCGCTTACCAATAAGCAATGAtgaacctcctcctcctcgagCTTATCACACCATGACAAGTATTGGAGCTCGTCATCTTTTAATTGGTGGTTTTGATGGAAAATCAACCTTCGGTGATCTTTGGTGGCTGGTTCCTGAAG ATGATCCCATAGCCAAGAGGTCTTCTGTACCTCAACTTAGAAACCCTCCTGAGACTAAAGAGTCAGAGAGAGATTTGGATACG GAAAGAGGACAAGAGGGATTCACTATCGCCGACTTGCAAAAGAAAATGGGAATCTCTGTTTCTTCAGGGTTACGCCTTCAAATACCCGAGGAGTTAGAAGATCAAGAGTTCGTTGAGTTAGGAACCAGATTGATTGAGGGAGATGCAGTTGATAATGGAGCCTCCATGATTCAG ATGGCAGTTGAAGCACTTCGTCAACATTGGAAAGAGTCCACTCCAGAGACTTTGCAATTAAAGGAGCTTGGTTCCTTGCTTCGAGATTATCAGCGACTGGTTACCCGAAAATACAC AGCACAGAGCAGCTTAACATCTGCTGATTTTGGAAAGAAGACGTTTACGTTTTATCATATCAAAAATTCTTCCGAG TTGCGGATGGATGACATTCCGGAGTTGCTGGAAGAATACAAAACCCTTGTAATCTGA
- the LOC103847610 gene encoding protein GLUTELIN PRECURSOR ACCUMULATION 3 isoform X1, with protein MHNWVRASSSDFTGTPPQPRSGHTAVNVGKSMVVVFGGLVDKKFLNDIIVYDIENKLWFEPECTGSVSEGKVGPTPRAFHVAITIDCHMFIFGGRSGGKRLGDFWVLDTDIWQWSELTSFGDLPTPRDFSAAAAIGNQKIVLCGGWDGKKWLSDVYVMDTMSLEWMELSVSGSLPPPRCGHTATMVEKRLLVFGGRGGGGPIMGDLWALKGLIDEERETPGWTQLKLPGQAPSARCGHTVTSGGHYLLLFGGHGTGGWLSRYDVYYNDTIILDRVTAQWKRLPISNDEPPPPRAYHTMTSIGARHLLIGGFDGKSTFGDLWWLVPEDDPIAKRSSVPQLRNPPETKESERDLDTQERGQEGFTIADLQKKMGISVSSGLRLQIPEELEDQEFVELGTRLIEGDAVDNGASMIQMAVEALRQHWKESTPETLQLKELGSLLRDYQRLVTRKYTAQSSLTSADFGKKTFTFYHIKNSSELRMDDIPELLEEYKTLVI; from the exons ATGCATAACTGGGTTAGAGCTTCCTCATCCGATTTCACCGGAACTCCTCCACAGCCCAGGAG TGGACATACAGCTGTCAATGTCGGAAAATCCATGGTCGTGGTGTTCGGCGGCCTCGTCGACAAGAAGTTCCTCAACGACATCATTGTTTATGACATTG AGAACAAACTCTGGTTTGAGCCAGAGTGTACTGGCAGCGTTTCTGAAGGAAAAGTTGGCCCTACACCTCGCGCCTTTCATGTTGCCATCACTATTGATTGCCATATGTTCATCTTTGGTGGACGTTCTGGTGGCAAGAG ATTGGGTGACTTCTGGGTTCTAGATACAG ATATATGGCAGTGGTCTGAGCTAACCAGCTTTGGCGACTTACCTACACCTCGTGATTTTTCTGCTGCCGCTGCTATTGGCAACCAGAAAATCGTGTT GTGTGGCGGCTGGGATGGTAAAAAATGGCTGTCAGATGTGTATGTTATGGACACAA TGTCTCTTGAATGGATGGAGCTGTCGGTTTCGGGGTCGTTGCCGCCTCCTAGATGTGGCCATACAGCCACCATGGTTGAGAAACGTTTACTTGTTTTTGGTGGCCGAG GAGGTGGTGGCCCTATCATGGGTGATCTGTGGGCTTTGAAGGGTCTAATAGATGAAG AACGTGAAACACCTGGATGGACCCAACTAAAGCTTCCTGGCCAAGCACCATCAGCTCGATGTGGTCACACTGTCACATCCGGAGGACATTAT CTTCTGTTATTTGGGGGACATGGAACTGGTGGATGGCTGAGTCGTTATGATGTCTATTATAATGACACTATAATTTTAGACAGAG TAACTGCGCAGTGGAAGCGCTTACCAATAAGCAATGAtgaacctcctcctcctcgagCTTATCACACCATGACAAGTATTGGAGCTCGTCATCTTTTAATTGGTGGTTTTGATGGAAAATCAACCTTCGGTGATCTTTGGTGGCTGGTTCCTGAAG ATGATCCCATAGCCAAGAGGTCTTCTGTACCTCAACTTAGAAACCCTCCTGAGACTAAAGAGTCAGAGAGAGATTTGGATACG CAGGAAAGAGGACAAGAGGGATTCACTATCGCCGACTTGCAAAAGAAAATGGGAATCTCTGTTTCTTCAGGGTTACGCCTTCAAATACCCGAGGAGTTAGAAGATCAAGAGTTCGTTGAGTTAGGAACCAGATTGATTGAGGGAGATGCAGTTGATAATGGAGCCTCCATGATTCAG ATGGCAGTTGAAGCACTTCGTCAACATTGGAAAGAGTCCACTCCAGAGACTTTGCAATTAAAGGAGCTTGGTTCCTTGCTTCGAGATTATCAGCGACTGGTTACCCGAAAATACAC AGCACAGAGCAGCTTAACATCTGCTGATTTTGGAAAGAAGACGTTTACGTTTTATCATATCAAAAATTCTTCCGAG TTGCGGATGGATGACATTCCGGAGTTGCTGGAAGAATACAAAACCCTTGTAATCTGA
- the LOC103847611 gene encoding protein GLUTELIN PRECURSOR ACCUMULATION 3 codes for MHNWVRASSSDFTGTPPQPRSGHTAVNVGKSMVVVFGGLVDKKFLNDIIVYDIENKLWFEPECTGSVSEGKVGPTPRAFHIAITIDCHMFIFGGRSGGKRLGDFWVLDTDIWQWSELTSFGDLPTPRDFSAAAAIGNQKIVLCGGWDGKKWLSDVYVMDTMSLEWMELSVSGSLPPPRCGHTATMVEKRLLVFGGRGGGGPIMGDLWALKGLIDEERETPGWTQLKLPGQAPSARCGHTVTSGGHYLLLFGGHGTGGWLSRYDVYYNDTIILDRVTAQWKRLPISNDEPPPPRAYHTMTSIGARHLLIGGFDGKSTFGDLWWLVPEDDPIAKRSSVPQLRNPPETKESERDLDTERGQEGFTIVDLQKKMGISVSSGLRLQIPEELEDQEFVELGTRLIEGDAVDNGASMIQMAAEALRQHWKESTPETLQLKELGSLLRDYQRLVTRKYTAQSSLTSADFGKKTFTFYHIKNSSELRMDDIPELLEEYKTLVI; via the exons ATGCATAACTGGGTTAGAGCTTCCTCATCCGATTTCACCGGAACTCCTCCACAGCCCAGGAG TGGACATACAGCTGTCAATGTCGGAAAATCCATGGTCGTGGTGTTCGGCGGCCTCGTCGACAAGAAGTTCCTCAACGACATCATTGTTTATGACATTG AGAACAAACTCTGGTTTGAGCCAGAATGTACCGGCAGCGTGTCTGAAGGAAAAGTTGGTCCTACACCTCGCGCGTTTCATATTGCCATCACTATTGATTGTCATATGTTCATCTTTGGTGGACGTTCTGGTGGCAAGAG GTTGGGTGACTTCTGGGTTCTAGATACAG ATATATGGCAGTGGTCTGAGCTAACCAGCTTTGGCGACTTACCTACGCCTCGTGATTTTTCTGCCGCCGCTGCTATTGGGAACCAGAAAATTGTGTT GTGTGGCGGCTGGGATGGTAAAAAATGGCTGTCAGATGTGTATGTTATGGACACAA TGTCTCTTGAATGGATGGAGCTGTCGGTTTCGGGGTCGTTGCCGCCTCCTAGATGTGGCCATACAGCCACCATGGTTGAGAAACGTTTACTTGTTTTTGGTGGCCGAG GAGGTGGTGGCCCTATCATGGGTGATCTGTGGGCTTTGAAGGGTCTAATAGATGAAG AACGTGAAACACCTGGATGGACCCAACTAAAGCTTCCTGGCCAAGCACCATCAGCTCGATGTGGTCACACTGTCACATCCGGAGGACATTAT CTTCTGTTATTTGGGGGACATGGAACTGGTGGATGGCTGAGTCGTTATGATGTATATTATAATGACACTATAATTTTAGACAGAG TAACTGCACAGTGGAAGCGCTTACCAATAAGCAATGAtgaacctcctcctcctcgagCTTATCACACCATGACAAGTATTGGAGCTCGTCATCTTTTAATTGGTGGTTTTGATGGAAAATCAACCTTCGGTGATCTTTGGTGGTTGGTTCCTGAAG ATGATCCGATAGCCAAGAGGTCTTCTGTACCTCAACTTAGAAACCCTCCTGAGACTAAAGAGTCAGAGAGAGATTTGGATACG GAAAGAGGACAAGAGGGATTCACTATCGTCGACTTGCAAAAGAAAATGGGAATCTCTGTTTCTTCAGGGTTACGCCTTCAAATACCCGAGGAGTTAGAAGATCAAGAGTTCGTTGAGTTAGGAACCAGATTGATTGAGGGAGATGCAGTTGATAATGGAGCCTCCATGATTCAG ATGGCAGCTGAAGCACTTCGTCAACATTGGAAAGAGTCCACTCCAGAGACTTTGCAATTAAAGGAGCTTGGTTCCTTGCTTCGAGATTATCAGCGACTGGTTACCCGAAAATACAC AGCACAGAGCAGCTTAACATCTGCTGATTTTGGAAAGAAGACCTTTACGTTTTATCATATCAAAAATTCTTCCGAG TTGCGGATGGATGACATTCCGGAGTTGCTGGAAGAATACAAAACCCTTGTAATCTGA
- the LOC103847612 gene encoding probable disease resistance RPP8-like protein 2 has product MAEGIVSFGVQRLWELLARESERLQGVHEKVDDLKCQMRMLQSLLKDADARKHENEVVRNFLEDVKDIVFDAEDIIESFLLKESSGDEKGIKRRVKRLSCFLVDRRDISMDIEGITKRMSKVIAQMQSFGIQHNVYRSPSLQERQREIRQTYPKRSQKDLVGVEQSVNELVGHLVENDSIQVVSISGMGGIGKTTLARQVFHHDIVRSHFDGFAWICVSQDFKRKDIWQKLLQDLRPHDTGIEQMNEGTLQAKIFHLLETSKYLIVMDDVWKNKDWDIIKDVFPQERGWKMILTSRDEGVGFHANPTCFPFRPKTLTHEESWKLCESIAFPRKEITEFIVDEELEAMGKKMVTHCGGLPLAVKVLGGLLANKNMVEEWKRVDENIQTQIVRIDDKSQDSVYRVLSMSYEDLPMQLKHCFLYLAHFPEDYKIQVKRLYYYWEAEGIITSSGDGETTRKIGEDYIDELVRRNMVIGVKEELSCSWEYCQMHDMMREVCLYKAKEENFLQFIKVPTTSTSTINAHTPTGSRRLAVHGGGNAFDMLGSKNNQKARSVLGFGLDSNLWKQSAQGLRNLQLLRVLDLSLDYKNDSKGGRIPSSIGKLIHLRYLSLAIGWATHVPSSLRNLKLLIYLKLKSYGSVHLPSIFNEMVELRFLLLPFLVDDKTKLELGNLVNLEYLSGFRSENGSITDLLRMKKLRILHIKLKGRYTSETLASSLCELRNLEELSLIDEKLSLIDEKLRLIEENNESDGAYDVDFVWNFIHLRRLALGIHVTRLPDHSRFPPNLAHIFLSDCKMEEDPLQILQKLLHLKSVVLHLRSFVGRKMVCSKGGFPQLCKLEIWNLYDLEEWIVEEGSMPCLRTLSLWNCKKLKELPEGLKYITSLKELEITHENKEWKTKLVPGGGSYHKVQHIPSVQLHYRGNE; this is encoded by the exons ATGGCTGAGGGAATTGTATCGTTTGGAGTGCAGAGACTCTGGGAGCTCTTGGCTCGAGAATCTGAGAGACTGCAGGGAGTTCATGAGAAAGTTGATGATCTAAAATGTCAGATGAGAATGTTACAGTCGTTGTTGAAAGATGCAGATGCGAGGAAACATGAGAATGAAGTAGTGAGAAACTTCTTGGAAGATGTCAAAGACATTGTTTTTGATGCTGAAGATATAATTGAATCTTTTCTTTTGAAAGAATCTAGCGGTGACGAAAAAGGGATCAAGAGGCGTGTGAAAAGACTTTCGTGTTTCTTAGTGGATCGCCGAGATATTTCTATGGACATTGAAggcataactaagagaatgtCTAAGGTTATTGCCCAAATGCAGAGCTTTGGAATACAACATAACGTCTACAGATCACCGTCTCTACAAGAGAGGCAAAGGGAGATCCGACAAACATATCCTAAGAGGTCTCAAAAGGATCTTGTGGGGGTGGAACAGAGTGTTAACGAATTGGTTGGTCATTTGGTGGAGAATGATAGCATCCAAGTAGTTTCCATATCTGGGATGGGTGGTATTGGGAAAACCACTCTTGCGAGACAAGTTTTTCATCATGACATTGTTCGAAGTCATTTTGATGGATTCGCATGGATCTGTGTTTCCCAAGATTTTAAGCGGAAGGATATTTGGCAGAAGTTATTGCAAGACCTTAGACCACATGATACGGGCATTGAACAAATGAATGAGGGTACACTCCAGGCTAAGATCTTTCACTTGTTGGAAACatctaaatatttaattgtCATGGATGATGTATGGAAAAACAAAGACTGGGATATAATAAAAGACGTTTTCCCCCAAGAAAGAG GTTGGAAGATGATTCTTACTTCACGTGATGAAGGTGTTGGTTTCCATGCAAACCCAACATGTTTTCCCTTTAGACCAAAAACTCTTACTCATGAAGAAAGTTGGAAGCTATGTGAGAGCATAGCATTCCCTAGAAAAGAGATAACGG AATTTATTGTTGATGAAGAACTAGAAGCCATGGGTAAGAAAATGGTCACACATTGTGGAGGACTACCATTAGCCGTTAAAGTGTTGGGAGGCTTGTTAGCTAATAAAAACATGGTTGAAGAGTGGAAAAGAGTAGATGAGAATATTCAAACTCAGATAGTTCGCATAGATGACAAAAGTCAAGATTCTGTTTACCGAGTATTGTCTATGAGCTATGAAGATTTGCCAATGCAATTAAAGCATTGCTTCCTCTACCTAGCTCATTTTCCCGAAGATTACAAGATACAAGTGAAGAGATTGTATTATTACTGGGAAGCAGAAGGAATAATAACGTCAAGTGGCGATGGAGAAACCACTAGGAAAATTGGAGAAGACTACATAGACGAGCTAGTAAGGAGAAATATGGTTATTGGAGTAAAAGAGGAATTGAGTTGCAGTTGGGAGTATTGTCAAATGCATGACATGATGAGAGAAGTATGTTTATATAAAGCCAAAGAAGAGAACTTTCTTCAGTTTATCAAAGTCCCTACTACTTCCACCTCCACCATCAATGCTCATACTCCTACCGGATCTCGAAGACTCGCAGTACACGGTGGTGGTAATGCATTTGATATGCTGGGAAGTAAAAACAATCAAAAAGCTAGATCTGTTTTGGGGTTTGGACTCGACAGCAACTTGTGGAAGCAGTCAGCTCAAGGACTCAGAAATTTACAATTACTTAGGGTCTTAGATCTGAGTTTAGATTATAAAAACGACTCTAAAGGAGGGAGAATACCTTCGAGCATTGGAAAACTCATTCATTTGAGATATTTGAGCTTAGCCATAGGTTGGGCAACTCATGTACCTTCTTCTTTACGGAATCTAAAGCTTCTAATCTATTTGAAACTTAAGTCCTACGGAAGTGTTCATCTGCCAAGTATCTTTAACGAGATGGTAGAGTTGAGGTTCCTGCTGCTTCCCTTTTTGGTTGACGATAAAACAAAGTTGGAATTGGGTAATCTAGTGAACCTGGAGTACTTGAGCGGCTTCCGATCAGAAAACGGTAGCATCACAGACTTACTCCGAATGAAAAAGCTCAGGATTCTCCACATAAAACTCAAAGGCAGGTATACTTCTGAAACTCTAGCTTCATCTCTCTGTGAATTAAGAAACCTGGAGGAGCTTAGCTTGATCGATGAGAAGCTTAGCTTGATCGATGAGAAGCTTAGATTGATCGAAGAGAACAACGAATCCGATGGGGCTTATGATGTGGATTTCGTTTGGAATTTCATTCATCTAAGGCGTTTAGCGCTGGGCATACATGTGACAAGGCTTCCTGATCACTCTCGATTTCCTCCCAACCTTGCACACATATTTCTAAGTGACTGTAAAATGGAGGAGGATCCACTGCAGATTCTGCAAAAGTTGCTTCATTTAAAGTCGGTTGTATTACATCTAAGGTCTTTCGTGGGGAGGAAGATGGTGTGTTCAAAAGGTGGGTTCCCTCAATTATGTAAGCTAGAAATATGGAACCTATACGACTTGGAAGAGTGGATAGTCGAAGAAGGATCGATGCCATGTCTTCGTACCTTGTCTTTATGGAATTGTAAAAAGTTGAAGGAGCTACCGGAAGGGCTCAAGTATATCACTTCTTTAAAGGAGCTGGAAATCACACACGAGAACAAGGAGTGGAAGACGAAACTCGTACCAGGTGGGGGAAGTTACCACAAAGTCCAACACATTCCCAGTGTTCAATTACACTATCGTGGCAACGAATAA